A single region of the Actinoplanes sp. SE50/110 genome encodes:
- a CDS encoding tol-pal system YbgF family protein yields MPTDWYRTTEWHESAQAEFERRLARARPSSRGQYLRIKAVSLAEAGIVDGARDLYRRVVKVDPDGSSAASATELLGDLERAQGNAAVAEQHYRTLLDRWPTLNGTSRLAELSLAELLTEHGDAHHLAEADRLLIACADRGLAFDDAIFRWNVARARLADRLGDDQSRAAAATTALALVGKGPQLPRHPDVGLVRTDEATLRWLKRLTNRPGG; encoded by the coding sequence ATGCCGACCGACTGGTACCGGACGACGGAGTGGCACGAGTCGGCCCAAGCCGAATTCGAACGGCGTCTCGCGAGGGCGCGTCCGTCGAGCCGCGGCCAATACCTTCGGATCAAAGCCGTCAGCCTGGCCGAGGCCGGCATCGTCGACGGAGCGCGGGACCTCTATCGCCGCGTCGTGAAGGTCGACCCCGACGGCTCCTCGGCGGCGTCAGCCACCGAGCTGCTCGGCGACCTGGAACGTGCGCAAGGTAACGCTGCCGTGGCCGAACAGCACTACCGGACACTGCTCGACCGTTGGCCGACCCTGAACGGCACGAGCCGTCTGGCGGAACTTTCGCTTGCCGAGCTACTCACCGAACACGGCGACGCGCACCACTTGGCGGAAGCGGACAGGCTGCTGATCGCGTGCGCGGACCGTGGCCTGGCGTTCGACGACGCCATCTTCCGCTGGAACGTCGCACGTGCACGACTCGCCGACCGACTCGGCGACGACCAGTCCCGGGCAGCGGCTGCGACGACGGCGCTGGCCCTGGTCGGGAAAGGACCGCAGCTACCTCGCCATCCTGATGTCGGCCTGGTCCGGACCGACGAAGCCACGCTGCGTTGGCTGAAGCGACTGACGAACCGTCCCGGCGGGTAG
- a CDS encoding sensor histidine kinase, with the protein MAGAATVAGTAQATGVEYGTVTGWLTWLAVVAANIVPMILVSWIGEISAQHHRAREAAVAEIAALQDRLVEQARAAGVLDERARMAREIHDTLAQGLTGIITQLQAAEHAAQDPAAWRRHHAAATALARESLAEARRSVHELRPEPLETGRLVDAVTEVAARWSARQGIPARVTVTGQAMVLRPEAEVALLRTAQEALANVARHAGGATRVGLTLSYMDREVALDVRDDGPGFDRDQAPDHRGGGFGLVAMRQRIEALSGTLQIESAPGAGVGIAACLPLTTAEVHP; encoded by the coding sequence GTGGCCGGCGCCGCGACGGTGGCCGGGACGGCGCAGGCCACCGGCGTTGAGTACGGCACCGTGACCGGCTGGCTGACCTGGCTCGCCGTCGTGGCCGCCAACATCGTGCCGATGATCCTGGTGTCCTGGATCGGGGAGATCAGCGCGCAACACCACCGGGCCCGGGAGGCCGCGGTGGCCGAGATCGCCGCCCTGCAGGACCGGCTCGTCGAGCAGGCCCGGGCGGCCGGGGTGCTCGACGAGCGGGCCCGGATGGCGCGGGAGATCCATGACACCCTCGCCCAGGGGCTCACCGGGATCATCACCCAGCTGCAGGCGGCCGAGCACGCCGCGCAGGATCCGGCGGCGTGGCGACGGCATCACGCGGCGGCGACCGCGCTGGCCCGGGAGAGTCTGGCCGAGGCCCGGCGGTCGGTGCACGAGCTGCGGCCGGAGCCGCTGGAGACCGGGCGGCTGGTCGACGCGGTGACCGAGGTGGCGGCCCGCTGGTCGGCGCGGCAGGGCATCCCGGCACGGGTGACCGTGACCGGGCAGGCGATGGTGCTGCGGCCCGAGGCGGAGGTGGCGCTGCTGCGCACCGCGCAGGAGGCGCTGGCCAACGTGGCCAGACACGCGGGCGGGGCGACCCGGGTGGGTCTCACCCTGTCGTACATGGATCGCGAAGTGGCTCTCGATGTCCGCGATGACGGGCCCGGTTTCGACCGGGACCAGGCGCCGGACCATCGGGGCGGGGGTTTCGGACTGGTCGCCATGCGACAACGGATCGAGGCCCTGTCCGGCACACTGCAGATCGAGTCCGCCCCCGGCGCCGGCGTCGGGATCGCCGCCTGCCTGCCCCTGACGACCGCGGAGGTCCACCCGTGA